TTTACCCTGCCTGGCTAAGTATCATCTCCCACCAAGTTCTATCTAATCCTAGTTTTATTGTTGGTCTCCATTATTGGTTTTTTCTAGTCTccatataaattatttgttagaatgtgccttcaaaaatattactatttcCTTCGactacaaaaaatataaatagaaattggttaaaaaagtatatatatatatatatatatatatatatatataatttaacttttgaattatatacatataaattatcgcagattaatttgtatttatattttaaaattagaatttatgaCAAATATATAAACTCAATTTAGTTTCTTGCAAACTTAAAAAGAGtgagaatgaaatataaaaaagatgtATTTAAAAAGTGTTGATCCAAAATGAGGCATGAATAGGAATGTATACAGTTAAAAAAGATTTGTTAGGATTGTTGGGCACGTTACTAACCAAACTTAAAATCACATAtgaagtatttatttattttcaataaatccttcaattgaaaacaatatatagCAATGGAAATTCAGAAAATATTTGAACGGAATGTGATATAGCATGGCAATTACTGATGCTACTTTTCCAACTTCTTTTTATAGAAAATCTATGGGTGTCTATGAGTTGGGTAGATACAGAGCAAACACACAATAACTTGGAAATATAATTAATCCTCCTCTGTCAGCATGTATAAAGACCCTGCCTTTCAACGTTGTTGGGTCATTCATTAATACTCCAACGGTAATAGTAAATGTTCGTAAACTTACTTAAATGATTTTTCAccagcatatatatatataattttacttttgaattatatacatataaattatcgcagattaatttgtatttatattttaaaattagaatttatgaCAAATATATAAACTCAATTTAGTTTCTTGCAAACTTAAAAAGAGtgagaatgaaatataaaaaagatgtATTTAAAAAGTGTTGATCCAAAATGAGGCATGAATAGGAATGTATACAGTTAAAAAAGATTTGTTAGGATTGTTGGGCACGTTACTAACCAAACTTAAAATCACATAtgaagtatttatttattttcaataaatccttcaattgaaaacaatatatagCAATGGAAATTCAGAAAATATTTGAACGGAATGTGATATAGCATGGCAATTACTGATGCTACTTTTCCAACTTCTTTTTATAGAAAATCTATGGGTGTCTATGAGTTGGGTAGATACAGAGCAAACACACAATAACTTGGAAATATAATTAATCCTCCTCTGTCAGCATGTATAAAGACCCTGCCTTTCAACGTTGTTGGGTCATTCATTAATACTCCAACGGTAATAGTAAATGTTCGTAAACTTACTTAAATGATTTTTCACCAGCATACTTGATTTGACTGCAGAAGCTGTAATATTACCCTAAAATATTGCAAGTGTATGGCAATAATGTACGTATCTATATTCCCAAAACTATGGACAGGGGAAAGGAACATTAATAGGAGCAGGCCTGGTTGGTTAGGTTTGGCCTTTCTTGGAGTGCTCCTACTTGTTTTTCCTACAAAATGCTAATTTAACCATGTATGTTAAACCCATGTTTCGATTGGTTTAATTGAGATAATTAATATTTGTGACACTGTTTGAATGActttataaaaaagaatttattaaaacagtttatagcttatataaaaacaattttattttattttattttttgtaaatgaaGAAGTTATGTGATAGTGCATATAAATACTTATGCTATAAAAACTTATCAAATTTATGTGATATATGTATAGGATATATCTTATGTGGCTCTATTATATATAATCTAATGTTTTTCTATCCaagaagaaaagaaatatgattaaattttgatcATGATGTTAATTGAAGTGAAGTATTAACATAAAGAGCATGACATGACGTAGAAAGCAAAGGGTCCATATTCTCAAGTAGTAGTATAAAAGAGGGAATGTGGAGTACCATATTTCTGTCCAAAGTGAGTGGAAAAGAGTTATTAGATATAGAAGATATTAAAAGGAAAATGGAGAGAGTGAGTTATAAGGTAGTGTTGGTAATCTTGTTGATGGTAGTCTTTGTTTCAGATCATGTGGAAGGATCTGGAAGGCTATTGATGAAGAAGGAGATCAATGTGGATCACCCTGAGACATTCAATATTGGAGGAGGGACATTTCCCAGTAGCCCTGGCAGTTTCGCTACTGGTGTTGGGTTTGGTCCATCTGGCTTAACTTTTTGCAGTTATCCTCCTGCTCGCTGTACTACTCTCCCTCCTACTCTTGGTAATGGAGCTGGAGGCTCACCACCACATCCATAGAAGAATACAAGATCAGCTTCAACCTGCTAATTAAGGGACTATAGTATAGGGAGTGTTTCAGGCTTGCTTGGTTAGAAGACGTACTTCATGTGTTCTCTCCCATTCTTAATTTATGTTAAGTAtttagtagtagtagtagaaCTAGCTAGTTTGAGttttatttcctttccttttcgaTATATATGTTTCTGTTTGTCTCATCATGGATCACTGTGATATCGTACGTGTCTTTCTTTGTATTTGGATGTTCTGAACCTTACTAGGAACAATATATATTAACTACTATACACTAAGGTGTCATATGGATAGGCCACAATTTCTTGTTGCATTAATATATCAATTCAACTTAACTAACTTTTCGATTCTTGATTATTAACATTTTAGCAACAGTAAGTACTAAGTAGATCGTTAACATTTTAGTTTacaaaaatatgatttggtTGATTTATGAAATATGTTATATTTCTGATTTTTCTTTAACCTAATAAAACTCTCAGAATTCTTTCTCTCATTAGGATGTATATAGGTATATATGTCTACAACACATTTTTCATCCAACTATCCAAAGTAAACTGAGTCCAAAATCCTCACTGGATGAAATTTGCATTGTTTGCACACGGATTGAAATCTTATACAGACACTACAAGGGCTGAATACAttgttttagataaaaaaatctaaCCAGTTGCACTATGCAACACGAGATCCAAATTTGTTTGTTCATAGCTTTGAGGGCACACACATTATTAAACATATTGtatataactaactaactaatacGTTTAATACATATAACTTGGAATTCATATTTCTTTCTGTTAAGTATTATACAGGAAGTTAACAAATGGACCATAATGAGAAATGGATGCACGAAAACGAGGGACTGGCAATAGTATGAAAAAAATGTGAAGGTAAACCATTAAATTAAAACCGTACTATATATAACTCAATTGATGAATagacaatattaaataattgtGTCTGTTGTGCCTATAAATGCACCTGAATCCTCTGCGTAGGAGTCATTTAACAAAGCCTGAAAGCCAAAAGCAGTTGCAGAGTGAATTAAACTCTCTAAAACCTTGTTAATTAAGCTTTGTGTTGTCATCTTGTTATCTATCACTCTATTTACATGAATCAAGAATCTAATCCACAATATTGGTTCATTTCATGTTTGGTTATGAAACTCATAAGTGATGAGTgcattattaattatgtttggTGCCATCTCATTTTCTTTGCATGCAAATATTTGGTtcttttgatgaacttggtccAGCTGTTTTGAGTGTAGTGCTCTTTTGTCTCCTCGATGATTCTTAGCAACTTATGTTCCAAGCTTGTATCTTAATTaagatataattaatttcatcaacttaaaaattagaattaatttCCAGACTCcaatctttgttttattatgatgTCTCAACTAGACATTTGGCATGAATAGCTTCAAAATCATATCTTGTATCCATTACTGGTTTGGCTCTCGGAGCGGGACAATGGTTCAGTGTGATCCAACATGAAGAGAGAGGTGCTGGCGATCAGGCTCGATGCGCAACTCACTGGAGTATGCAAGAATGAGACCTGCACTAGGTTAAGACCAGAGTgaaaaacaaaacacataatCTAACGAACATGGTAATATGGACTGTTCCTCATTTCCACTCAGCATGATGAAACTATAACCAATGATGAGATTGTTGCTGACCTCAAAGAGCATGTGATTAAAAGGGACATCGGTGGAAACTGTACattatagtaataatttgaGTATGTACAAAATGCTTCCCTAAGTTCAGCGAGAGAACggatgaagagaaaaaaatgttaaaaacaaTTATCTGAGCATGAAAAGTCTCAATAGGGTAAAATCATGAACTATTATCCCCAACAATACAAAGCTAACATAATTATGTACACACCCCAATATTTTGGTTTCTTATAAATAACACCCACCTTCATACACAAACAATAACTATCCTTCTACAACAAAACAAAGGAGACcctctaaaaaattataatccaTCCGCATGCCTGTCTTGGGTAGGCCAATCCAAGAATCTAACaagttcaaaatcaatttaaaaaattacccCTTTATACATCCCAATGATCCTAAAAAGAATCTCATTTGGGTTATCTTGGCTTATTAACTTCGGCTTTCTGATTGAGAACCTTGGATATCACTCCCATCTGTGTCAGAACTCTCCTTCTGGGATTCAATTTCTGTGCTACCCCCACGATTTCTTCGCAGCCTTCGGTCCTGCACATACAACACAAGGGATTCAATAAAATGTTAGTCTATAATCATATAAACCAATCATGCCTTAAGTATGGAAGCAAATGTCCATTTATGATGCGAGAAACTGAAAGGTTGGTGTAAACGCGGAACGACAAAAGCTAATAAACTTATTTTGAGAAAAGATGAGCTGAAAATGGATCAGATAAATAAGCTGTGTGATCAACATCCTGAAATATAATTATGCAACTACTTTATTGATCTAACATACTTCCACAGCAAAAAATTAAGATGAATCTAACAAAGGAATCCTCTGATCCTGCTTCAAAATTTTGTTACATGCCAATTATTTTCAAGACTCCGCTTGTGTTTACACCTTACAAGTTACAATAGTTTTGGCTAAGCAAAAAATGTTTAATAAGCATTTGATATTTTACTTAGAACCAAAGACAGCaaagaagaaaaaggagaaTGAGTATACTGAAAGTAGAGGACtgtttaaacaaaaacaaaataagaaaacaaagcaGCTCAATATAGACAATTCTGCTAATAGAGACAAAGTAGGGAACATGggctaaaacaaaaaaacaaacctCTCGTGGTAAAGGGTACTCCTCCGACTCAAGCATTCGAGCGACTTGGCCCATCTTGGGCCTTTTCTCTGAATCTGGATCCACACACCTTAAAGCAGTTAAGAGAGTCCGTTTTAAAGCTCTAGTTGATGGCTTCACCTCAATGTTGGGGTCCACTACTTCTTCTGATCGCCTGCTTCCAACCATCATCTTCAGCCAATCGACCAGATTAACCTGAGGGCACAAATGGTAGTTCATTATAAATGTCAATCAAAACTCTTTGATTAGAAGTTGACACAACAAGCTGTGACGTAGAAAAAagcaaataaaaaggaaaaaaaatctgaaatttCTTTATTGTCAAAAAATCAAGCAAAAGATCCTCAAGAAGGTCATTCACTGCCCTCCACACAAACTAATCCCTGAAAATAAGGTAATATCTGAACAAGAAATAAAGTGGCATAAGAATACACTATCCAAAAAATGATAACTCCTTAAGTAACAATATCCCCTAACGGCCTAACTAACTTCACAAAATCTAATTGGAAAGTCGAATTCCTAAACAAGTCATCTGAAACGCATCATACTTGTAGTCGAAGTAGAGTAGCAGTAACGGTGATTGTAGTGATTccagaagaaaaaaagtgaGAACAGAAAGAAGAAGACTAAGAATTGATATATTGAAGGGATTGGCCATTCTTTTGTAAGCAAAGCCTGATTTTGCCAAAATTTCAAGTTTAagtgaaaaacaaaaatgaggAAAAGCCATAAAAGAAATTGGTTAAATTTATTTGAGGGATCACGTACACTTTGAGAATTTTCAAATAGGTGCCTATAGTTTAAAAGTTATTAATGGTCCTTGATAGTTTGAAAAGCAGTTTTGATAGGGTCTCAATAACAGAATAGATCTTGGGACCACATTGAAAAAGGTTTTCAACTTAGAGAGAATGTGTAAACAAGAAAAAGTTATTTGCTTTGTTGAGATCCTTAATGCTATACATGGACTTCGGGGAAGGTTACAAAGTAAAGATTAACTCTTGCTGTTTTAACAAGTAGTCTCTGAAACTTGAACCATAATGTcccaataaataaattttctaagaGTATTTGATTGGATTAAATAATTAGAGACATTTCACAAATTTGTCATGCATCAGATCATTAAAACAGAATGCTATATATTATAATACAGGGGCAACTTTGGACCAAAAGGGTAAAAATAGGGTGTGGTTAATTAATACAGCATGTACTAACATAACTTGTTTGTTTGAACTTAAACTAATGAATGCTTCAGAATCATTTGGTGGATTAACAAAATTGTTGTAAAGAGGAAAACATATTTCAAGATGGATTTTCTTCCCAGGATAAAGAAAGTTTACTCACTTCCTGTGCCGGACGGCCATGGTCTACTGGATCTCTTCCAGTAATTGCTTCCAATAGCACAATACCAAAGCTATAAACATCACTCTTTTCATTTAGCAGACCGCTATTTGCATATTCAGGAGCCACATATCTGATTTTTTTTGGAGCAAGaaggaaataataacaataagaaTCAATGTTTCTTtaataagaatttaaaaatGGAANNNNNNNNNNNNNNNNNNNNNNNNNNNNNNNNNNNNNNNNNNNNNNNNNNNNNNNNNNNNNNNNNNNNNNNNNNNNNNNNNNNNNNNNNNNNNNNNNNNNNNNNNNNNNNNNNNNNNNNNNNNNNNNNNNNNNNNNNNNNNNNNNNNNNNNNNNNNNNNNNNNNNNNNNNNNNNNNNNNNNNNNNNNNNNNNNNNNNNNNNNNNNNNNNNNNNNNNNNNNNNNNNNNNNNNNNNNNNNNNNNNNNNNNNNNNNNNNNNNNNNNNNNNNNNNNNNNNNNNNNNNNNNNNNNNNNNNNNNNNNNNNNNNNNNNNNNNNNNNNNNNNNNNNNNNNNNNNNNNNNNNNNNNNNNNNNNNNNNNNGAGCGTAAAAATACTGACCCAAAGGTTCCCATAACTCGTGTTGTAACATAGCTCATCCCAGGACCTAGTAACTTGGCCAGGCCAAAATCAGAAACCTTGGCATTGAAATCATCATCAATTAATATATTGCTTGACTTGATATCTCGGTGAACCACCTTCGGCTCAATCGCTTCATGCAAATATGCAAGCCTGAAACAAGTACATTACTTCAATTTATGATTAAAATGGATAATATAAAGAATGAGGACTAAGAAAGCCTGAAGAAACATAGATGCATAGACTCACGCCTTAGCCGTGCCAAGGAGAATCTTAATTCGTGCTTCCCAGGTCAGATACCCATGATGCCGCATAGCTCCATGAAGCCATTGCTCAAGGTTTCCATTATTGACATATTCATACACTAACATCCTGAAAATATAcctcatttaaaataaatataattacaagCAAATAGTTAAAAACTTCATAATGTAATTAACAAATATGTACCTGTCAGTCCCCTCAACGCAGTACCCCAAAAGACGGACCAAATTTTTATGCCGGACATGACCGATGGCTTCAACTTCCACTCTGAATTCTTTTTCTGCTTGACCACTGCCAGGAAAAGGTGGAAAATCAGTTAAAGTTTTTGCAGAAGGAAAAGGAACAACAATACTATTAAAGTAGCTTTGAAATCTCAAACATAGTTTTGGAACTCACATGTTGTTGAGTAACTTTTTAACGGCCACTGCAGAACCATTGATTAACTGTCCCTTGTAAACAATTCCATATCCACCCTCACCAAGGATATTTTCTTTCGAAAAACGATTTGTAGCAAGTTCAAGATCCCTCAATGTAAACCAATGACCCCAACCTAAATGAGAAAATTCTGGAAGGCCACACAATGGTGAAGGAGCTGTTAAAGGGTATGAAGAGGAGGAGGGCCTGTACAGTTTAACTGAACCAGAGCTACCTTCATCCCCCGATTGTGACCGGTCCAAATGATGAAATGAATCAGAATGACTTCCACTATCCTcatgcttcatcttcttccctANNNNNNNNNNNNNNNNNNNNNNNNNNNNNNNNNNNNNNNNNNNNNNNNNNNNNNNNNNNNNNNNNNNNNNNNNNNNNNNNNNNNNCCCTACACCTAAATGAACCATAACTTTGTCTGATTCTTTGTCGCTCGATTTATCATGAATTGTAAGAAGTATTCCGTCGCGAGGAAGGAATCCATTTGATGATACTTGCTCAACCCTCACTTCCTTGATTTCCTTTGACACAACAGGTATTTGACTAACAGGAACCTCATCCCTACTTTTTCTAGACTTCTTCCTTGAAGTGAGGCAATATGAAAGCACAGATAGAATTACAATAATAGACAATCCAACTCCAATTCCAATAATTTCCCAAACCTTAATACCAAAAATTGGAGTTTTCTTTGACAATTCAGCTTCTAGATCACCACCCATTTCTTAGAATCTCTTATGCCTACAAACATGTAATAATAAAACTAGATAAGCAACAATTAACAACTCACATTgacttcaaaaataaaaaaaaaaaaccacatttATATTCATTTTGTTGATTCATTGTATAACTGCATATATTTATAAAGACCATTTAATTGCCTTTGAAAACAATACCAATAAGCAAAAGACAAACCGAATATTAAACACACCATA
The genomic region above belongs to Cicer arietinum cultivar CDC Frontier isolate Library 1 chromosome 4, Cicar.CDCFrontier_v2.0, whole genome shotgun sequence and contains:
- the LOC101500199 gene encoding probable receptor-like protein kinase At5g18500; translated protein: MGGDLEAELSKKTPIFGIKVWEIIGIGVGLSIIVILSVLSYCLTSRKKSRKSRDEVPVSQIPVVSKEIKEVRVEQVSSNGFLPRDGILLTIHDKSSDKESDKVMVHLGVGKKMKHEDSGSHSDSFHHLDRSQSGDEGSSGSVKLYRPSSSSYPLTAPSPLCGLPEFSHLGWGHWFTLRDLELATNRFSKENILGEGGYGIVYKGQLINGSAVAVKKLLNNIGQAEKEFRVEVEAIGHVRHKNLVRLLGYCVEGTDRMLVYEYVNNGNLEQWLHGAMRHHGYLTWEARIKILLGTAKALAYLHEAIEPKVVHRDIKSSNILIDDDFNAKVSDFGLAKLLGPGMSYVTTRVMGTFGYVAPEYANSGLLNEKSDVYSFGIVLLEAITGRDPVDHGRPAQEVNLVDWLKMMVGSRRSEEVVDPNIEVKPSTRALKRTLLTALRCVDPDSEKRPKMGQVARMLESEEYPLPREDRRLRRNRGGSTEIESQKESSDTDGSDIQGSQSESRS